The following are from one region of the Passer domesticus isolate bPasDom1 chromosome 13, bPasDom1.hap1, whole genome shotgun sequence genome:
- the PROB1 gene encoding proline-rich basic protein 1 → MRLASAVPAGARRVHVIPGLLCAAAGSSRRDGEGARRSSQRPRHSGPSPEQGSPAPAEAPGLLPATMPRGKRDPVLLSPEGEGPRAAADGRRSAEEEEEEDGHLPGLPRDDLTKSMSSSSVSSYHSALCSDGTETFKDCLEFLDEEGSPGRAAPGRWAPAGAPGVPPPPGPLARPQRAQLSSAAKNSPAPGQGGRMGPLGGDRQPVPAAAAGGEPAVPRQPGAMLAGAPSDSDEVDGEVQALTARAFRSLSGLPGARLDMCSSHTSSSLSNSLSEDGGRPRRWPAGAGEPRGAATALHGRVGWPFLAGMDGELLGKEQFECVDVELESGEARKGHGKKRTVPKRQILLKRKERKETGFGPRGDGPAPQPPARKEPPSKGRAVGEDFRLNYQQFMKAASLEAGTDRTRAASCLVKNVLAKKMQYEQRIKMEQKGLRGSSTSSGPSSAGTDLLGDGLEGKSSSLSRSDCSFSAEDLRGGGMPVPTAAAGSSATTTHPTKGVVLSEATRETVCNLRKTFNELNQRMKYQEVLEGRWLPAAAEKHTSERICYQRARALFEAQPGVGKVLDVAPRFARAPRPWPSLKERAIGPIHSQSLPFKAESRALPAAPPRRPFASSRAQEARALPQSQPEKPPAVPRRPPSPGTIPAPRGSPPAAPPKPEEKGKGRVPQPRDVRKLVKSSYSLKFGTAGASRGTVAPASSGEPPPATPLVIHCTSVRREPPPEPAGEEVLAAPGREPAPACAEGPAKAPHSSPINITRVQATRRGAAPAEEPPASPPRRERSELRVPPRAERVPHVESHLHVLVGRPAPAARERSPAQSSALLRAEKTVLLPPSPAEGEEERGRGSSGALPAAQGSEPLGQRPRGGDSRDPRAGAPGGSSSRPRPAEPAARSAAEPGASEQRQEQPGGRRVSVGSGGSAGGTGPAAPLRAGHSSEGSPGRLPEQREAWEHPPPQWPTAAEPYPPAAPAENSNYLAIPERAPKSTQMPKLSSVPNPGSASFGTPFVPSPASASFGAPSAPNPASASFGTSMVTNVTGSSFGFPSASSLASTSFGTPLVSSSNKSFGAPLVPNLCSTSFGNPLVPNASSMSFGNPLVPNPSSMSFGNPLVSNPSSASFGNPLVSNPSSASFGNPLVSNPSSASFGSPLVPNPSSMSFGSPLVPIPSSASFGSPLVPNPSSVSFGNPLVSNPSSASFGNPLIPNPSSASFGSPLVPNPSSASFGNPLIPNPGSSSFGSPLVSNPAPTSLGHPSVSNVAGSFFGSPFVPNPASAPLGTGAYPLPGGEVPWGKPSPEPPLPRPPEGSAAVEPPVQPHLEDAPHFLRRTDGSSPSGRSRQSPPKPFPTAVPAQRRMLVDPSSGKCYYVEQPRQPQMKTLYDPETGQYLEVLVPPVASHTGLYQAPFNPVLMAPGVYAPSYASYGGFPGLPAPPPSAPSPPHPSLPAADNPGTPGSAPKGEGSSPAGGPDCGYLESLYYIPTGMRASPGPEQPPARASPAAPEGSLLRM, encoded by the coding sequence ATGCGCTTGGCATCGGCTGTCCCGGCTGGCGCTCGCCGAGTCCATGTGATCCCGGGCTTGCTCTGTGCCGCCGCCGGGTCCAGCCGCCGGGACGGCGAGGGAGCCAGAAGGTCGAGCCAGCGGCCCCGGCATAGCGGCCCCAGCCCCGAGCAGGGTTCCCCGGCACCGGCTGAAGCCCCCGGGCTCCTCCCTGCCACCATGCCCCGCGGGAAGAGGGACCCGGTCCTGCTGTCCCCCGAGGGCGAGGGTCCCCGCGCGGCTGCGGACGGCCGGCGCTCCgcggaggaggaagaggaggaggacgGACAcctcccggggctgccccgcgaCGACCTCACCAAGAGCATGTCGAGCTCCTCCGTGTCCTCCTACCACTCCGCCCTGTGCTCGGACGGCACGGAGACCTTCAAGGACTGCCTGGAGTTCCTGGACGAGGAGGGATCGCCCGGCCGGGCTGCCCCGGGCCGCTGGGCTCCGGCGGGGGCCCCCGGCGTgcccccgccgcccggcccccTCGCCCGCCCGCAGCGGGCTCAGCTGTCCAGCGCGGCTAAGAATAGCCCAGCGCCGGGCCAGGGGGGCAGGATGGGTCCCCTCGGTGGGGACCGGCAGCCTGTGCCGGCCGCGGCCGCCGGCGGGGAGCCGGCCGTGCCCCGGCAGCCCGGGGCGATGCTCGCCGGGGCTCCCAGCGACTCGGACGAGGTGGACGGCGAGGTGCAGGCGCTGACGGCCAGGGCTTTCCGCAGCCTCTCGGGGCTCCCCGGAGCTCGCCTCGACATGTGCAGCTCCCACACCTCCTCCAGCCTCTCCAACTCGCTGTCGGAGGACGGCGGGCGGCCGCGGCGGTGGCCGGCGGGCGCCGGGGAGCCCCGGGGCGCGGCGACAGCTCTGCACGGCAGGGTGGGCTGGCCTTTCCTCGCCGGCATGGACGGGGAGCTGCTGGGCAAGGAGCAGTTCGAGTGCGTGGACGTGGAGCTGGAGAGCGGAGAGGCCAGGAAGGGCCACGGCAAGAAGAGGACGGTGCCCAAGCGCCAGATCCtgctgaagaggaaggagaggaaggagacagGCTTTGGCCCCCGGGGGGATGGCCCAGcgccccagccccctgccaggaaGGAGCCCCCCAGCAAGGGCAGAGCCGTCGGCGAGGACTTCAGGCTCAACTACCAGCAGTTCATGAAGGCGGCGTCCCTGGAGGCCGGCACCGACAGGACCAGGGCGGCCTCGTGCCTGGTGAAAAACGTCCTGGCCAAGAAGATGCAGTACGAGCAGCGCATCAAGATGGAGCAGAAGGGGCTGCGGGGCAGCTCGACCTCCTCGGGGCCGTCCTCCGCCGGCACCGACCTGCTGGGGGATGGTCTGGAGGGCAAGTCCAGCTCGCTGTCCCGCTCGGACTGCAGCTTCTCGGCCGAGGACCTGCGGGGCGGCGGGATGCCGGTGCCCACGGCGGCCGCAGGGAGCTCCGCCACCACCACCCATCCCACCAAGGGCGTGGTGCTCAGCGAGGCCACGAGGGAGACCGTCTGCAACCTGAGGAAGACGTTCAACGAGCTCAACCAGAGGATGAAGTaccaggaggtgctggagggCCGCTGGCTGCCCGCGGCCGCGGAGAAGCACACGTCGGAGAGGATCTGCTACCAGCGAGCCCGCGCCTTGTTCGAGGCCCAGCCCGGGGTGGGGAAGGTGCTGGATGTCGCTCCCCGGTTTGCGAGGGCGCCGAGGCCGTGGCCCAGCTTGAAGGAGCGAGCCATCGGCCCCATCCATTCCCAAAGCCTCCCCTTCAAGGCCGAGAGCCGGGCgctccccgccgccccgccgcgccgcccctTCGCCTCCTCCCGGGCGCAGGAGGCGAGGGCGCTGCCGCAGAGCCAGCCGGAGAAGCCACCAGCAGTGCCCCGCCGGCCGCCCAGCCCCGGCACCATCCCGGCACCCCGGGGGTCCCCGCCGGCCGCGCCCCCCAAGCcagaggagaaggggaaggggcgcgtcccgcagccccgggacGTGCGCAAGCTGGTGAAGAGCAGCTACAGCCTCAAGTTCGGGACtgccggcgcctcccgcggcaCCGTGGCCCCGGCGAGCAGCGGGGAGCCGCCACCAGCCACCCCTCTGGTCATCCACTGCACCTCGGtccgccgggagccgccgccgGAGCCGGCGGGCGAGGAGGTGCTGGCAGCCCCCGGCCGAGAGCCAGCCCCGGCGTGTGCAGAGGGGCCCGCAAAGGCCCCGCACAGCTCCCCCATCAACATCACGAGGGTCCAGGCCACGCGGAGGGGAGCGGCCCCCGCGGAGGAGCCGCCGGCGTCGCCCCCGCGCCGGGAGCGGAGCGAGCTGCGGGTGCCGCCGCGGGCCGAGCGGGTGCCGCACGTCGAGAGCCACCTGCACGTCCTGGTGGGCCGGCCGGCCCCGGCGGCCCGGGAGCGCTCCCCGGCTCAGAGCAGCGCGCTGCTGCGGGCAGAGAAGACCGTTCTCCTGCCGCCCAGTCCGgcggagggggaggaggaacgCGGCCGTGGCAGCAGCGGGGCGCTCCCCGCTGCCCAGGGTTCGGAGCCGCTGGGGCAGCGGCCCCGCGGCGGTGACAGCCGCGACCCCCGAGCCGGAGCCCCGGGCGGCAGCAGCTCCCGGCCGCGGCCTGCGGAGCCGGCGGCGAGGAGCGCGGCAGAGCCCGGTGCCAGcgagcagaggcaggagcagcccggCGGCCGGCGGGTGTCGGTGGGCAGCGGGGGCTCTGCCGGTggcaccggccccgccgccccgctccgaGCCGGGCACAGCAGCGAAGGCTCCCCGGGGCGGctgccagagcagagggaggcctGGGAGCACCCGCCGCCGCAGTGGCCGACGGCTGCAGAGCCCTACCCGCCTGCTGCCCCGGCAGAGAACTCCAACTACTTGGCAATCCCCGAGAGAGCCCCCAAATCCACACAGATGCCAAAGCTGTCCTCGGTCCCCAACCCAGGCAGTGCGTCCTTTGGGACCCCCTTTGTCCCCAGCCCGGCCAGCGCCTCCTTTGGGGCTCCTTCAGCCCCCAACCCAGCCAGTGCTTCTTTCGGGACCTCCATGGTCACCAACGTGACTGGCTCATCCTTTGGCTTCCCATCagcctccagcctggccagcacATCATTTGGGACCCCTTTGGTTTCCAGCTCCAACAAGTCTTTTGGGGCCCCTCTGGTGCCCaacctgtgcagcacatcctttgGGAACCCCTTGGTCCCAAATGCATCCAGCATGTCCTTTGGGAACCCCTTGGTCCCCAATCCATCCAGCATGTCCTTTGGGAACCCCTTGGTCTCAAATCCATCCAGTGCATCCTTTGGGAACCCCTTGGTCTCCAATCCATCCAGTGCATCCTTTGGGAACCCCTTGGTCTCCAATCCATCCAGTGCATCCTTTGGGTCCCCACTGGTGCCCAATCCATCCAGCATGTCCTTTGGGAGCCCCTTGGTCCCCATTCCATCCAGTGCTTCATTTGGGTCCCCACTGGTGCCCAATCCATCCAGTGTATCCTTTGGGAACCCCTTGGTCTCCAATCCATCCAGTGCATCCTTTGGGAACCCCctgatcccaaatccatccAGTGCATCCTTTGGGTCCCCCTTGGTCCCCAATCCATCCAGTGCATCCTTTGGGAACCCCTTGATCCCCAACCCAGGCAGCTCATCCTTTGGGTCCCCTTTGGTCAGCAACCCAGCCCCCACTTCCCTTGGGCATCCATCAGTCTCCAACGTGGCCGGCTCTTTCTTTGGATCCCCTTTTGTCCCCAACCCAGCCAGCGCTCCGCTGGGAACCGGTGCCTATCCCCTTCCTGGTGGGGAAGTGCCCTGGGGcaagcccagccctgagccccccctTCCCCGACCCCCCGAGGGCTCGGCTGCTGTGGAGCCCCCAGTCCAGCCCCACCTGGAGGATGCTCCTCATTTCCTCAGGAGGACTGATGGCTCCTCGCCGAGTgggaggagcaggcagagcccccCCAAGCCCTTCCCCACCGCCGTGCCTGCCCAGCGGAGGATGCTCGTGGATCCCAGCAGCGGGAAGTGCTACTACGTGGAGCAGCCGCGGCAGCCCCAGATGAAAACGCTCTACGACCCCGAGACGGGGCAGTACCTGGAGGTGCTGGTCCCACCGGTGGCGTCACACACCGGGCTCTACCAGGCACCTTTCAACCCGGTGCTCATGGCCCCGGGGGTCTATGCCCCCTCCTACGCATCCTACGGCGGCTTCCCGGGActcccggcgccgccgccctcCGCCCCCTCGCCGCCGCACCCCTCGCTGCCGGCTGCCGAcaaccccgggacccccggctCCGCTCCCAAGGGCGAGGGGTCGTCCCCTGCCGGGGGTCCCGACTGCGgctacctggagagcctgtACTACATCCCCACGGGCATGCgggccagccccggccccgagcagcccccggcccgcgCCAGCCCTGCCGCGCCCGAGGGCTCGCTGCTCCGCATGTGA
- the MZB1 gene encoding marginal zone B- and B1-cell-specific protein: protein MRAALAAWLVLSLLGGTGAQDACGDPPAAPTRSIPAPQLSPEERLSPHMPESLRCDACHAIAFQIEEQLSKAEGKVGKKALKESDYIEVLERSCSQDWESYGVLELDGEKRLSGPGLPGQQPLSVLVSGGPWPGRLSKLCHGYVGERGEAHIYGAHRRGPAALRQLLCHGDKGPCAGRKERPDPRKALQNEL from the exons ATGCGGGCGGCGCTGGCAGCGTGGCTGGTGCTGAGCCTgctgggggggacaggggcCCAGGACGCGTGCGGGGACCCCCCCGCCGCCCCGACCCGCTCCATCCCCGcgccccagctcagccccgaGGAGCGGCTCTCGCCCCACATGCCCGAATCCCTGCGCTGTGACGCCTGCCACGCCATCGCCTTCCAG attgaggagcagctgagcaagGCAGAAGGGAAGGTGGGCAAGAAGGCTCTGAAGGAGTCGGACTACATAGAGgtgctggagaggagctgctcacaGGACTGGGAGAG TTACGGGGTGCTGGAGCTGGACGGGGAGAAGCGGCTctcggggccggggctgccggggcagcagcctcTGAGCGTGCTGGTGTCGGGGGGACCGTGGCCGGGCAG GCTCTCCAAGCTGTGCCACGGCTACGTGGGCGAGCGGGGCGAGGCGCACATCTACGGCGCGCaccggcggggcccggcggcgctgcggcagctgctgtgccacggCGACAAGGGACCCTGTGCCGGCCGCAAGGAGCGCCCGGACCCCCGCAAGGCGCTGCAGAACGAGCTGTAG
- the SLC23A1 gene encoding solute carrier family 23 member 1, with the protein MGTRSGDLAQPQNGNLALAPAGSPHTPGKELPVEGRDSGAGTRPPRTEVDMLYRIEDVPPWYLCILLGFQHYLTCFSGTIAVPFLLAESLCVGKDQLTVSYLIGTIFTCVGITTLIQTTVGIRLPLFQASALAFLVPAKSILALDKWRCPPEEQIYGNWSLPLNTSHIWQPRMREIQGAIIVSSLVEVVIGLLGLPGALLSYIGPLTVTPTVSLIGLSVFQAAGDRAGSHWGISVLTIFLIVLFAQYLRQVAICLPGYRRGHGFVLLRIQIFKMFPIILAIMLVWLICYVLTRTGVFPSQPEEYGYKARTDARGEILSVAPWFRVPYPCQWGLPTVTSAAVLGMFSATLAGIIESIGDYYSCARLAGAPPPPVHAINRGIFTEGISCIIAGLLGTGNGSTSSSPNIGVLGITKVGSRRVIQYGAGIMLLLGTIGKFTALFASLPDPVLGGMFCTLFGMITAVGLSNLQFVDMNSSRNLFVLGFAMFFGLTLPNYLDSHPGAISTGVAELDQILTVLLTTEMFVGGTIAFVLDNTIPGTEEERGLVQWKAGAHSDSTSSASLRSYDFPFGMGAVRSSRWLRKVPVCPVFTGFRARPGGSGTAAAQGPDGADGGSVCTKV; encoded by the exons ATGGGGACCCGCTCAGGAGAcctggctcagccccag AATGGGAACTTGGCTCTGGCCCCCGCGGGCTCCCCGCACACCCCCGGGAAGGAGCTGCCTGTGGAGGGCAGG GACTCCGGGGCGGGCACCAGGCCCCCTCGGACGGAGGTGGACATGCTCTACAGGATCGAGGACGTGCCCCCCTGGTACCTCTGCATCCTGCTCGGCTTCCAG CATTACCTGACCTGCTTCAGTGGCACCATCGCCGTCCCCTTCCTGCTGGCCGAGAGCCTGTGCGTGGGCAAGGACCAGCTCACCGTCAGCTACCTCATCGGCACCATCTTCACCTGCGTGGGCATCACCACCCTCATCCAGACCACCGTGGGCATCAG gctgccgCTCTTCCAGGCAAGCGCGCTGGCCTTCCTTGTCCCTGCCAAGTCCATCCTGGCCCTGGACAAGTGGCGATGCCCACCTGAAG AGCAGATCTACGGCAACTGGTCACTGCCGCTCAACACGTCCCACATCTGGCAGCCCCGCATGCGAGAG ATCCAGGGGGCCATCATAGTGTCCAGCCTGGTGGAAGTGGTCATcgggctgctggggctccccGGGGCACTGCTCAGCTACATCGGGCCTCTGACTGTCACCCCCACCGTGTCCCTCATCGGACTCTCCGTTTTCCAGGCGGCTGGTGACCGGGCTGGCTCCCACTGGGGCATCTCTGTGCT GACCATCTTCCTGATTGTTCTGTTTGCCCAGTACCTGCGGCAGGTCGCCATCTGCCTGCCTGGCTACCGGCGGGGCCACGGCTTTGTCCTGCTCCGCATCCAGATCTTCAAGATGTTCCCG ATCATCCTGGCCATCATGCTGGTGTGGCTGATCTGCTACGTGCTGACCCGCACCGGAGTCTTCCCCAGCCAGCCCGAGGAGTACGGCTACAAGGCCAGGACGGACGCCCGCGGGGAGATCCTGTCCGTGGCACCCTGGTTCCGCGTCCCCTACCCCT GCCAGTGGGGGCTGCCCACGGTGAcctcagcagctgtgctgggcatgTTCAGTGCAACGCTGGCGGGCATCATCGAGTCCATCGGGGACTATTACTCCTGTGCCCGGCTGGCAGGAGCGCCCCCGCCCCCTGTGCACGCCATCAACAG GGGCATTTTCACCGAGGGCATCTCCTGCATCATCGCGGGGCTCTTGGGAACCGGCAATGGCTCCACGTCCTCCAGCCCCAACATCGGCGTCCTGGGCATCACCAAG gtggggagcaggagggtgaTCCAGTACGGCGCCGGGATCATGCTCCTGCTGGGGACCATCGGCAAATTCACGGCGCTCTTCGCCTCCCTGCCCGACCCCGTACTCGGCGGGATGTTCTGCACCTTGTTCG GAATGATCACGGCCGTCGGCCTCTCCAACCTGCAGTTCGTGGACATGAACTCCTCCCGAAACCTCTTCGTGCTGGGCTTTGCCATGTTCTTCGGGCTGACGCTGCCAAACTACCTGGATTCCCACCCCGGGGCCATTAGCACAG GTGTCGCCGAGCTGGACCAGATCCTGACGGTGCTGCTGACCACGGAGATGTTCGTCGGGGGCACCATCGCCTTCGTCCTGGACAACACCATCCCGG GGACGGAGGAGGAACGAGGGCTGGTGCAGTGGAAGGCCGGAGCGCACTCGGACAGCACGAGCAGCGCCAGCCTGAGGAGCTACGACTTCCCCTTCGGCATGGGCGCGGTGCGGAGCAGCCGCTGGCTCAGGAAGGTGCCCGTCTGCCCGGTGTTCACCGGGTtccgggcccggcccgggggcAGCGGCACGGCGGCCGCGCAGGGCCCGGACGGCGCGGACGGGGGCTCGGTGTGCACCAAGGTCTGA
- the PAIP2 gene encoding polyadenylate-binding protein-interacting protein 2, giving the protein MKDPSRSSTSPSIISEDVIINGHSHEDDNPFAEYMWMENEEEFNRQIEEELWEEEFIERCFQEMLEEEEEHEWFIPARDLPQTMDQIQDQFNDLVISDSSSLEDLVVKSNLNPNAKEFVPGVKYLNI; this is encoded by the exons ATGAAGGACCCGAGTCGCAGCAGTACCAGCCCCAGCATCATCAGCGAGGATGTGATCATCAACGGGCACTCCCACGAGGATGACAACCCCTTTGCTGAGTACATGTGGATGGAGAATGAGGAGGAGTTTAACAGGCAG ATTGAAGAGGAGTTGTGGGAAGAAGAATTTATCGAGCGCTGTTTCCAGGAGAtgctggaagaggaggaggagcacgAGTGGTTTATTCCAGCCCGTGATCTCCCACAAACAATGGATCAAATCCAGGACCAGTTCAATGACCTTGTTATCAGTGACAGCTCATCGCTGGAGGATCTGGTG GTCAAGAGTAATCTGAATCCAAACGCAAAGGAGTTTGTTCCTGGGGTGAAGTACTTAAACATTTGA